Genomic window (Fodinibius salicampi):
CCAGCCAGACCATAGAGGCAACAAGCCATCCGGCCATAACTGCTTTCCAGAACAGATCCCACCATGGTAATTCGGCCGCATGCTCTCCAAACCGAAGGGCTGCCATGGCAGAATCGGTATTGAAAATCCCGGTATTGGATAATAGAAAAGCCAGGAGGGCTGCTCCCATAATGTTGGCAAAAAAAACAACGCCCCAGATTCTTAGCAATACCGGTAATTCGGTCAGTCGTGTCAATACAAGGGTGACCGGGGTGAGCGTGTTTTCGGTAAAAAGCTGATAGCGTCCCTATACAATGAGCAGGAATCCCAGCGGGTATAACAAGTTCCCGAGCAGCCCGGAGCCATCCCAGGGGCCTGCCCCCATAAATGTTGAACGCGCAAGAAAAGTGAGCCCCATAGAAAGTCCTGCTGTCAGACCACTTAAAAATAATAGTCGATCTGACCGGCTGAATTCTTCTTCGGCGGTAGCAACAATGCGATAAAAAAAAATCTCATCAGTCGAAAACATGTCCCGAATAGCACGCCCGCCGGTAGGGGCACCGCTTTACGAGGTATCTACTTGATTTTCAGGCTGATTGGGTGACATATATTGTGCGTTTAAACTAAATTATCAGAGCGTCTCGGATTTGACTTGGTATCTTTGGTTTCCAAAAGCTTATTTGGTCTTACACAATGTTGGGTTAAACTCCTTCCTCGTGGGCTATGTTCCTTATGACTTAGCTGACGGTTTGAAAAGAATTGTCAAAAGGGGTAGGCAGTAATAATGCTAAACTTTGGGTATCTTTATATAAGTAAGTATTTTCCTATGAAATAAATTCGGGACGTAGCGCAGTCCGGTAGCGCACCACGTTCGGGACGTGGGGGTCGCTGGTTCAAATCCAGTCGTCCCGACTATCAGTTTATTTTTAACTCTGGCCCTAACTTTTAATGCGAAGGAGAAGCAAGTATCGTAATGATTGATTGGCAAGAAATTCATAAAAAGACGGTAAATGGCAGTCCTGAACCGCCTAAAAGAGTAGAAAAGAGCGAGGCTGAATGGAAAGAGCAATTAACCGAAGAGCAATTCAGGGTTACGCGCAATAAGGGAACAGAAAAGCCTTATTCGGGGGAGTATTGCGAAGCACACCAGCCGGGGCTTTATGCGTGTGTCTGTTGTGGCACCGAGCTTTTTGACTCCTCAGAAAAATTTGAATCGGGTTCGGGCTGGCCCAGCTTTACCGAACCCGTTAAGGATAATGTGGTTCGCTATGAGGAGGACCAAAGCCTGGGAATGAACCGTATTGAAGTGCTGTGTAATGTATGTGATGCACACTTGGGACACGTCTTTCCCGATGGGCCCGAGCCCACCGGACTTCGGTACTGCATCAACTCCGCCTCACTGGAGTTGGTAGAAAAATCGTGACAAGATATTAGTAGTTCTATACTCATGCCTTCGGCACAGGAAAGTATACCGTACAACTCTGCGAAGAAGTAAGCACCGGATGTAAAAATCAGATATGTTATTTATAAATTCACATAGGTGAATTACAAAATGGCATATGTTATTTCAACAAAACATACGGATAAGTTTTTGAGCCGATCCGCTGAACTTACTCCAATCACAGGGATAAGCGAAGTGCCTCTCGTATGTTGTTAAGCCGTCCGACAATTTAATTGAAAGCTAGAGCAATCACTAATACTGCGGAACACTCTCATCAATTTCCTGCGACCAGGCCAGGATTCCCCCTTTTAGGTTGTATAGGTTGTCAAAACCGTACTTATCCCGGAGCTGTTTAATAGCATCGGCACTGCGCTGACCGCTACGACAATGGACAACCACTTTTTTATCCCGGCTTATTTTATCCGCATTTTCAGTTACCGTTTTGAGGGGAATAAGTTCCCCTCCGATTTCAGCAATTTCCACCTCGTGCGGTTCGCGAACGTCAATGAGCTGTACATCTTCGTTGGAATCCAGCCACGATTTATATTCCTGTACGGTTACTTCCGGAACCTCGGAATCTTTGCTTTCCTCTTCTTCTGAAGATGGGATGCCGCAGAAGGCCTCGTAATCAATGAGCTCAGTAATCTCAGGATTTTCTCCGGTCAGTGGATTATCCTTATTCTTAGTGACTTTAACTTTTCGGGTGCTGAAATTCTGGGCATCAAACAGGAATAATTGTCCCGCTAACGGTTCACCTATCCCAGTGATAATCTTGATAACTTCACTGGCTTGGAGGCATCCGATAATACCGGGGAGTACGCCTAAAACGCCCGCTTCGGCACAACTGGGTACAAGTCCGGGAGGGGGAGGTTCGGGAAAAAGATCACGGTAATTCGGCCCGCGGTTTCCTTCTTCATCTACATAGTTAAAAACGGAAAGTTGTCCCTCGAACTGAAAAATGGAACCGTGGACGTTTGGCTTATCCAGCATTACGCAGGCGTCATTAATCAGGTAACGAGTTGGAAAGTTATCGGTCCCGTCGGCAATTACATCGTAGTTTTCTATAATTTCAAGAGCGTTTTCACTTGTAAGCCGAACATTGTGAACCTGGATGTCTATATGCGGATTGATTTCCTGGAGGCGCTCTTTGGCAACCTCAACTTTGGATCTTCCCACATCAGAAGCTCCGAATAACACTTGCCTGTGCAGATTGCTTGCCTCGACTTTGTCAAAATCAACGATACCAATGGTACCAACCCCGGCTGCTGCGAGATACTGGAGCATGGGTGCTCCGAGTCCACCGGTACCAACGGCTAATACTTTAGCAGCTTTTAGTTTCTTCTGCCCTTCCATGCCAAATTCCGGTATTGAAAGATGACGACTGTAATGGCCGAGTTCATCACCCGAGAACTCTATGTCTTGCCAATTGCTCATAACTGTATGTAATTTTTAAAATTCTTAAATATTGCCTGGTTCATGCGGATACCAAATAACCAGTGGTAAACGTCTAAGGTTATTTTTTATTCAGTATGGTATTTGACAACCGCCCGCAATAGCGGGGACAATACTTATTTCTGTATCCTCATCGAGCTCTATGGTACCATTTTTAACGGGATCCACTTCCTCATCTTCGATATAGATTTTAATATACGACCGGATATTGCCGTCCTCATCCAACAGGTTCTGTTTTACCTCAGGATATTCATCCACAAATTGTGCGATAGCATCCGAGAGGTTGTTTTCCTGAGTCTCAAAACTGCGGTTTTGGTTCGTATATTTCCGCAAGGGTGTTGGAATAATAATCGTTGCCATAGTAATTACGTATTTAGGGTTTTAGCTTGTTGAAAGTTCTTTTTCTGATATTGTTTCTTCGTCAAATTGCCGTTCATCATTTAAGCGCCAGGAACGGGTAGCCGCTGCTTTTCCATTCTGCACTGATACAATAACATAGGAAAACCAGGGCATCGCTACTTTCCGGTCATGTTCGGAAGGTTCGGCCGGATGATCAGGGTGTGAGTGATATACCCCCAGTAAATCCAAGTCGTGATCAATAGCATATTTTTCAGCTTTTCGGTAATCATTGGGATCAATTTGAAAGCGTCTGCTCTGATCTCCTTCCTTTGCATTGTCAACCTGCTGAACAAACTGTACCTGGCGTATTTCTCCTTCCTGATCCTGTCCGTAGAAAAAACCGCAGCACTCATTGGGGTAATCAGCTTCAGCGTGCTGATGCATTTTCTGTAGCTCCTTATGAGTTATTTCAAGTTTCATAATTGTTAAAAAAGTTGGTTAAATATTTCCCCGTACTTGCTGGTATCATCAGGAAAAATGGTCACAATGACCCCTTCATCTAATTGTTCAGCGAGCTGTAGCGCTCCGGCCAGGTTAGCACCGGAAGAGGGACTGATTAATAATCCTTCTTTACGGGCCGTTAATTTTACAACCTCGTGGGCTTCTTCGGTGCTTACCGTTCGAATTTCATCGGGAACCGAAGAGTCATAAATTTTCGGTGTTATGGCTGTTTCCAGATGTTTCCATCCTTCCAGTCCATGCATCGCAAGATCAGGTTGTAAACCAATAAGTTGAATGTCAGGATATTGCTCTTTTAAAAAACGTGCTGTCCCCGTAAACGTTCCAGTCGTTCCCAGGCCCGTAATAAAGTGAGTTAGTGTGTGATCCGTTTGGTCCCAGATTTCTGGTCCTGTTGTATCGTAGTGCGCTTTCCAGTTACTTGGGTTGCTATATTGGTCGGCATAAAAGTATTTCTCGGGTTGTTCTTCAAAAATTGATTTAGCGACTCCCTGGGCTTCATCGGTCCCGCCACTACGAGAGGTTAATTTAAGATTAACCCCTAGTGCTTTTAGAATCTGTTTTCGTTCTTCTGAAGCATTTTCCGGCAGGCACAGGGTAACGGGTATATCAAGCGCTGCTCCAACATGTGCATAAGCAATACCAGTATTTCCACTGCTTGCATCCAACAGATGTTTGGTCTGGTCAAGTTTTCCATTTTTAATAGCATCACGGATTATTCGATAGGCAGGACGTGCTTTAACACTTCCGCCGAACTGTTGCCATTCTAATTTGGCAAAGATCTTAACATCTTTATTGGAATGAAGCTTTTGGATCGGAAAAAGTGGGGTTTCCCCGATATAAGAGCCAATAGTTAGGCTTCTTTGCTTTAAGTCGTCTATTTTATTTTCAATAAATTTTGCGGACTTCATATTGGAATAATTATATCATAAAATTTTATAAAGGGATAGATCATTGGCAGAGATAAAAGTTGGGATAAGAACCGGAACTGAAACCTGCTTTACAATAAGAAATTGAGAAAAATCAGGTTAGTTACTAACTACAACAACAGCAACAACACGCACAAGTTAAGTGCGTGAAAAGAGGGGAGGGTAATATATTAATTGCTGTTAGCAAAGTTAGTTGAGTCATATTAATGACACTTTAAATAGTGCTTTATGATAAATTATAAAGTACTAATTTTTTTATTAAATCCAATGAAAAATGCTTTAATCCGGTAATAAATGGAATATCTCTAACACCGATACAGCTATTTTCGTTTCCTGATTATCATCGGAAATTGACTTTCCAGCCGGAATGTTAAAGGGATGTAATTTTTTTAAAAAAAGAGTTGACATAAATAATTATAGTTTCTAATGTATAGGCGCACTGATGGGCCGATGCCATCGTAAGCAATAGAATTTTTTTTTATGAATACTCAAAATCAGATCCACAACTTTTCGATGATACCCACTACCATGTGTGTTATGTGTATGTGTTGTTGTATGTGTATGCCGAGAGGTAGTGGAACTGATATGTCAAAATGAGTTATAGAAACTGACTGTCAAAAGCCCACTACCTGTCGCAGGTAGTGGGCTTTTTTGATTGTTAAAACACCCACCCACCTGCGTCAGAAGGGCTTTGTGACTATTTATTTAATCACCTAACCCAAAACAAAAAACACAAAGCAATAAATATTATGCCTGACGTATTAACTAACGAAAAAGTACTTGTTACCACAGATTGGGCCGCTGATCATCTTAATGATGAAGGCGTCCGATTCGTAGAAGTTGACGTAGATACCGAATCCTATGATTCCGGTCATATTCCCGGTGCCGTAGGATGGAACTGGAAAAACCAATTGCAGGATACGCTGCAGCGCTCGATTGCGTCTCAAGAAGATTTCGAGCAGTTACTGCAAGAATCGGGTATCGATAACGATACTACAATTGTACTCTACGGAGATAATAACAACTGGTTTGCTGCATGGGCCTACTGGCTATTAAAGTATTATGGGCACGAAGATGCTCGTATTCTGGACGGTGGCCGTAAGAAGTGGCAAGCCGAAAATCGTGAATTGACGACCGATGAGCCGGATCTTAGCGCTGGTGATTATTCCATTGAGAGCGTAAATAAAGAATATCGTGCCTTCCGCAATGATGTTGCCGAACTTATAGAGGGCGACGATTTTGGCTTGGTGGATGTTCGTTCTCCTGAAGAGTTCAGTGGCGAAAAACTGGGTCCTGAAGGACTAAATGAAGGTGCTCAGCGTGGTGGCCATATACCCGGTGCATCCAATATACCTTGGTCTAAGGCGGTCAATGAGGACGGCACATTCAAGAGTAAGGAAGAATTACAGAAAATTTACGAGAATGAGGGAGTTACACCAGACAAAGAGATTATCGCATACTGCCGTATTGGTGAACGATCAGCACACTCCTGGTTTGTACTTAACGAGTTGCTCGAGTATCCAACCGTTCGAAATTACGACGGTTCATGGACTGAATGGGGTAACTTGGTAAATGCACCTATTGAGCGGTAATTTCTAACTATAAACAACTGGAAATCCTTTATGGGTTCTCGACGAAAACGAACAAAAAGTAAAATCGAAGTCATAAAGGAGAACAGCGATTATCTGCGAGCGCCTCTTGCTGAAGAAGTGGGGAATGATTCTTCCCACTTCGGCAAGGAGGCGATCCAGGTGCTTAAATTTCACGGCACCTACCAGCAAGATGATCGTGATCTCCGAGAAGGCCGAGACCGACACTATATTTTTATGATCCGGGGACGATTGCCCGGTGGTAAAATGACTCCCGAACAATATCTTGCGATTGATGAAATCGCCGATGAATATGCGGATCAGACGCTGAGGGTTACCACCCGGCAGGCGTTTCAATTGCATGGGATCATTAAGGACGAGCTCAAAGAAACATTGCAGGAAATCAATAATTCATTGATTACTACACTGGGAGCCTGCGGAGATATTGTCCGAAATGTAATGGCGACACCTGCACCTGATATCGATGGCCGTCAGGCTAAAGTTCAGGCATTTGCCGATGATCTTTCGGATATTCTCCTTCCGGCCAGTAAAGCCTATCACGAGGTATGGCTGAATGGGGATAAAGTATATTCTGGAAAGGAAGAGGTTACGGAAAGTGAACCTCTGTATGGACACAGCTACTTGCCACGTAAATTCAAGGTAGGAATCGCACTGCCCAAAGATAACAGTATTGACGCCTATACACAGGATATCGGGTTGGTAGCATTGTTCGATGATGATAATGAAATCGAAGGCTTCAACGTGATTGTCGGTGGAGGCATGGGTATGAACCACCGCAAAGAAGAAACATTTCCCCGGCTTGGTGATGATCTTGGATACATTCCCAAAGAGAAAGTGGTAGATGTGGTTAAAACAATCATTGAGATACAGCGCGATCACGGGGATCGAAAGAACCGCAAGCAAGCCCGAATGAAGTACCTGATTCATAAATGGGGACTGGAAAAATTTGAAAACGAACTCGTAGAACGCCTTGGATATGAGCTGGAGCCCTTTCGAGAGCTGCCGGACTTTGAACTGGATCTTTATCTTGGCTGGAATAAGCAGTCGGATGGCAACTGGTTTTTAGGACTCTCCATTGAAAACGGTCGCATCAAAGATGAGGGCGCACTTCAGCTGAAAACGGCACTTCGTAAGATTGTTAAAGAGTATGAGACGGGTGTTCGATTGACCCCGAACCATAACGTCATTCTTACGGATATATCTGAGGATGATAAAGCTGCTATAGAGCAGATCTTTGATGAGCATGGAGTATTGCTGGATGATGAGCTTTCCAATGCAATCAAGTATTCGATGGCATGCCCGGCCCTTCCTACCTGTGGACTTGCCATTACTGAATCGGAGCGTGCGCTTCCGGATATCATCAGAGATTTGGATGACGTACTCCATGAACTTGGTCTCGAAGACGAGAAGCTGTCTGTGCGTATGACAGGCTGCCCAAATGGCTGTTCCAGACCCTATGTAGCGGATATTGGTTTTGTAGGGCGCTCGCTTGATAAATATTCTATTTTTATTGGTGGAGATCCTTCCGGAACCCGGTTAAATAGCCGTTACAAAGATCTGGTTGAACGTAAAAATCTCGTAAATGAGGTTCGTCCCTTACTCGAGCACTTTAAAGATAATCGTGTAAATGGCGAATCATTTGGAGACTTCTGGGAAAGAGTCGGGATTGAAGAAGTCGAACAAGTTACTGCATAACAATCATAACATCGTACTATGAGTATTCAACCACATCAATACCAGAACTGTGGAAAAGTTTACCTTGTTGGAGCAGGGCCGGGAGATCCCGACTTGATTACCGTTAAGGGGGCAAAAGTGCTGGGAGAGGCCGATGTAATTGTATATGATCGGCTGGCTAATCCGGAACTTTTGTCACTTACCCGGGATCGCTCAGAGCACCTTTATGTCGGGAAACGCCCCGGCAAGCCATCGGTTTCGCAAGAACAGATTAATCACATTTTAATCACCAAAGCTCAGGAAGGTAAAACGGTGGTGAGACTTAAGGGAGGAGATCCTTTTGTCTTTGGCCGGGGAGGGGAGGAATGTGAGGCATTGCGTAAAGAGGATATTCCGTTTGAGATAGTACCGGGTATTAGCAGTGCCTTGGCTGCTCCGGCCTTTGCCGGTATTCCGGTAACGCATCGAAATGTGGCACGATCATTTACGGTAGTTACCGGACATACTATTAAGAAAGCAGATACTTTTGCTAACTGGGAACACCTGGTCAACGCCGATACGCTTGTTATTCTTATGGGAATGAAGAGTCTTCCAAAAATAGCTGAAATTTTGATAAGATACGGCCGGAAAGCAGATACACCTGTAGCTGTTATTGAGCAGGCGACTTATCAATCCCAGCGAACGGTATTAGGAACTTTGGAAAATATTGCTGAGAAAGCTGTGTCGCTGTCTCCACCTGGTACAATCGTAATTGGAGAATTAGCTGCCAAAAGCAATGACTTAGCGTGGTTTCAGACAGAAGAAAAGGCAGAAGTCACTTTTAATACCAGTTTACGAACGCAATTTGCAGGTTAAAACTATTAACAATGCAGAAGCTAAAAGAAAAAATTATTCCAAACCAAAAACTTTCTCCAGAGCTGCTGGATAATCTTAATGCACAGTTTGAAGTAGCTGGTCCTGATGAGGTATTGCTATGGGCATACCATACTTTTGGATCTGATATGACACTCGGGACAGGCTTTGGTCCGTCGGGAATGTTTTTAATCTATCGTCTTTGGGAGTTGGGAGTAGAAATCCCGATTTTCTACCTGGATACGAATCTGCTGTTTGATGAAACTTATAAACTCAAAGATCGCATCGAAGAGCGGTATGATTTCGAAATAACTAGGGTGACCCCCGAGCTTTCAGTGGACGAGCAAGCAGAAAAATATGGTGATGAACTTTGGAACAAAAATCCGAATCGCTGCTGCTACCTTCGAAAAGTACGCCCACTCCGTAATTATCTTTCGGATAAAAGGGCATGGGTAACAGGTATTCGTAGAAGTCAGTCTGAAAGCCGACGTGATACCCAGTTTGTAGAATGGGATCCCGAGAACAATGTGGTTAAGATTAATCCCCTTGCCAGCTGGACCGGAGATGAGGTATGGAACTATATCCGTTCTAAAGGACTTCCATACAATCCTCTGC
Coding sequences:
- a CDS encoding phosphoadenylyl-sulfate reductase, which gives rise to MQKLKEKIIPNQKLSPELLDNLNAQFEVAGPDEVLLWAYHTFGSDMTLGTGFGPSGMFLIYRLWELGVEIPIFYLDTNLLFDETYKLKDRIEERYDFEITRVTPELSVDEQAEKYGDELWNKNPNRCCYLRKVRPLRNYLSDKRAWVTGIRRSQSESRRDTQFVEWDPENNVVKINPLASWTGDEVWNYIRSKGLPYNPLHDEGYPSIGCIPCTQPADGKTDDRRTGRWNGSDKTECGIHLPTQQKNGKKNKLTPNNK
- a CDS encoding PLP-dependent cysteine synthase family protein, with the translated sequence MKSAKFIENKIDDLKQRSLTIGSYIGETPLFPIQKLHSNKDVKIFAKLEWQQFGGSVKARPAYRIIRDAIKNGKLDQTKHLLDASSGNTGIAYAHVGAALDIPVTLCLPENASEERKQILKALGVNLKLTSRSGGTDEAQGVAKSIFEEQPEKYFYADQYSNPSNWKAHYDTTGPEIWDQTDHTLTHFITGLGTTGTFTGTARFLKEQYPDIQLIGLQPDLAMHGLEGWKHLETAITPKIYDSSVPDEIRTVSTEEAHEVVKLTARKEGLLISPSSGANLAGALQLAEQLDEGVIVTIFPDDTSKYGEIFNQLF
- a CDS encoding M67 family metallopeptidase, coding for MKLEITHKELQKMHQHAEADYPNECCGFFYGQDQEGEIRQVQFVQQVDNAKEGDQSRRFQIDPNDYRKAEKYAIDHDLDLLGVYHSHPDHPAEPSEHDRKVAMPWFSYVIVSVQNGKAAATRSWRLNDERQFDEETISEKELSTS
- the cobA gene encoding uroporphyrinogen-III C-methyltransferase, whose amino-acid sequence is MSIQPHQYQNCGKVYLVGAGPGDPDLITVKGAKVLGEADVIVYDRLANPELLSLTRDRSEHLYVGKRPGKPSVSQEQINHILITKAQEGKTVVRLKGGDPFVFGRGGEECEALRKEDIPFEIVPGISSALAAPAFAGIPVTHRNVARSFTVVTGHTIKKADTFANWEHLVNADTLVILMGMKSLPKIAEILIRYGRKADTPVAVIEQATYQSQRTVLGTLENIAEKAVSLSPPGTIVIGELAAKSNDLAWFQTEEKAEVTFNTSLRTQFAG
- a CDS encoding MoaD/ThiS family protein; the encoded protein is MATIIIPTPLRKYTNQNRSFETQENNLSDAIAQFVDEYPEVKQNLLDEDGNIRSYIKIYIEDEEVDPVKNGTIELDEDTEISIVPAIAGGCQIPY
- a CDS encoding NADPH-dependent assimilatory sulfite reductase hemoprotein subunit, producing MGSRRKRTKSKIEVIKENSDYLRAPLAEEVGNDSSHFGKEAIQVLKFHGTYQQDDRDLREGRDRHYIFMIRGRLPGGKMTPEQYLAIDEIADEYADQTLRVTTRQAFQLHGIIKDELKETLQEINNSLITTLGACGDIVRNVMATPAPDIDGRQAKVQAFADDLSDILLPASKAYHEVWLNGDKVYSGKEEVTESEPLYGHSYLPRKFKVGIALPKDNSIDAYTQDIGLVALFDDDNEIEGFNVIVGGGMGMNHRKEETFPRLGDDLGYIPKEKVVDVVKTIIEIQRDHGDRKNRKQARMKYLIHKWGLEKFENELVERLGYELEPFRELPDFELDLYLGWNKQSDGNWFLGLSIENGRIKDEGALQLKTALRKIVKEYETGVRLTPNHNVILTDISEDDKAAIEQIFDEHGVLLDDELSNAIKYSMACPALPTCGLAITESERALPDIIRDLDDVLHELGLEDEKLSVRMTGCPNGCSRPYVADIGFVGRSLDKYSIFIGGDPSGTRLNSRYKDLVERKNLVNEVRPLLEHFKDNRVNGESFGDFWERVGIEEVEQVTA
- the msrB gene encoding peptide-methionine (R)-S-oxide reductase MsrB, translating into MIDWQEIHKKTVNGSPEPPKRVEKSEAEWKEQLTEEQFRVTRNKGTEKPYSGEYCEAHQPGLYACVCCGTELFDSSEKFESGSGWPSFTEPVKDNVVRYEEDQSLGMNRIEVLCNVCDAHLGHVFPDGPEPTGLRYCINSASLELVEKS
- a CDS encoding sulfurtransferase, which gives rise to MPDVLTNEKVLVTTDWAADHLNDEGVRFVEVDVDTESYDSGHIPGAVGWNWKNQLQDTLQRSIASQEDFEQLLQESGIDNDTTIVLYGDNNNWFAAWAYWLLKYYGHEDARILDGGRKKWQAENRELTTDEPDLSAGDYSIESVNKEYRAFRNDVAELIEGDDFGLVDVRSPEEFSGEKLGPEGLNEGAQRGGHIPGASNIPWSKAVNEDGTFKSKEELQKIYENEGVTPDKEIIAYCRIGERSAHSWFVLNELLEYPTVRNYDGSWTEWGNLVNAPIER
- the moeB gene encoding molybdopterin-synthase adenylyltransferase MoeB, which produces MSNWQDIEFSGDELGHYSRHLSIPEFGMEGQKKLKAAKVLAVGTGGLGAPMLQYLAAAGVGTIGIVDFDKVEASNLHRQVLFGASDVGRSKVEVAKERLQEINPHIDIQVHNVRLTSENALEIIENYDVIADGTDNFPTRYLINDACVMLDKPNVHGSIFQFEGQLSVFNYVDEEGNRGPNYRDLFPEPPPPGLVPSCAEAGVLGVLPGIIGCLQASEVIKIITGIGEPLAGQLFLFDAQNFSTRKVKVTKNKDNPLTGENPEITELIDYEAFCGIPSSEEEESKDSEVPEVTVQEYKSWLDSNEDVQLIDVREPHEVEIAEIGGELIPLKTVTENADKISRDKKVVVHCRSGQRSADAIKQLRDKYGFDNLYNLKGGILAWSQEIDESVPQY